The following proteins are encoded in a genomic region of Corticium candelabrum chromosome 19, ooCorCand1.1, whole genome shotgun sequence:
- the LOC134195067 gene encoding uncharacterized protein LOC134195067, with product MSRNSSDHRYYLYDSYSAGLGSTSRKQEVEEALPFVSRRDRNEGKTAVASLAAGYQERHRKPTGGFSGKEIERSRMKQLTPTTSNISRFEDYILRQRKAAGAGNAGNSSNGHHSHMTETTWHDDQTVNAFASSPRIGKNFLSSDYVAGYHRRDNSSRAGIEGSKVTARQNDASQADSHSALMLGKQNCWSLTPYQSEFLEQNRSNGQMMSMFPSTCQIIQSPPLIRIGHHSTDVDVNETVKESSYFSTTAERLDIRSDVESLTREELIMQCRLIDFQRKQSESHEREMGEQLTASEDQLKHVKGENIKLSETIKQLESQKREMSEQLTDKENQLKCVEGENKKLREIITRQSQWLEMRESSKLRVESPDAYLLRLVTILFTCQLKDFFVHQIIDQGCEGAVFLVQCNRQGLGMFQKTLFALKAVFNIFGHSTVSKLRNFYQNEYTSLCHMQPHKNIVRLYAFFYDRTDDNSALELPPAVAENARTLSLFLVMEHVPNTLKTVVDEMRRENRLTSLRVMKWARQIFAAIEHMLQYNVVHRDLKLDNVLVTREGILKICDFGSSILLLDSMTMRYQPGGSLGGNPAHMPPEILNAVAGQDVACQTQDLWASAVMVYEMAGGASPFARLDQKGYRVGDIPDLRLDCGDVRGGNAAFPRRFVELIRSLLEFDVAKRPNAQEAIAVTDELINCAD from the exons ATGTCAAGAAACAGCAGCGATCATAGATACTACCTATACGACAGTTACAGTGCAGGTCTAGGGAGCACGTCACGCAAACAGGAAGTAGAGGAAGCACTACCGTTTGTTTCACGTCGTGACAGAAATGAAGGCAAGACTGCTGTTGCTTCTCTTGCCGCTGGATATCAAGAACGGCATAGGAAACCAACAGGAGGATTCTCAGGAAAAGAGATAGAGAGATCTAGAATGAAACAATTGACACCAACTACGTCAAACATTTCCAGATTTGAAGACTACATTTTGCGACAAAGGAAAGCTGCTGGTGCGGGAAATGCAGGAAATAGCAGTAATGGACATCATAGCCACATGACCGAAACCACGTGGCATGATGATCAAACTGTGAATGCTTTTGCATCATCACCTCGAATTGGAAAGAATTTTTTATCCAGTGACTACGTTGCAGGGTACCATCGACGTGATAATTCATCTCGAGCAGGAATTGAAGGATCGAAAGTGACAGCAAGGCAAAATGATGCTAGTCAGGCAGACAGTCACTCAGCACTAATGCTAGGAAAACAAAATTGTTGGAGCCTGACTCCATACCAGAGTGAATTTTTGGAGCAAAATCGTTCTAATGGACAAATGATGTCTATGTTTCCTTCAACTTGTCAAATAATACAGAGCCCACCTTTAATCAGAATTGGTCATCATTCGACAGATGTTGATGTAAATGAAACAGTAAAAGAGAGCAGTTATTTTTCAACCACTGCTGAACGTCTGGATATCAGATCAGATGTAGAATCATTGACCAGAGAGGAACTGATCATGCAATGTCGCTTGATAGATTTTCAACGTAAACAATCGGAATCACATGAAAGAGAGATGGGTGAGCAACTGACTGCTTCAGAAGACCAACTTAAACACGTGAAAGGTGAAAATATAAAGCTAAGTGAAACTATTAAACAGTTAGAGTCACAAAAAAGAGAGATGAGTGAGCAACTGACTGATAAAGAAAATCAACTTAAATGTGTGGAAGGTGAAAATAAAAAGCTAAGAGAAATTATTACACGTCAATCACAATGGCTAGAAATGAGAGAATCATCGAAACTG CGTGTAGAGTCGCCTGATGCTTATCTACTTCGTTTGGTTACAATTCTATTTACGTGTCAGCTCAAAGATTTCTTTGTACACCAAATAATTGACCAAGGATGCGAGGGTGCAGTATTTCTAGTCCAGTGTAATCGTCAAGGACTTGGAATGTTTCAAAAGACGTTATTTGCACTAAAGGCAGTCTTCAACATATTTGGCCACTCAACTGTGAGCAAG TTGCGCAATTTTTATCAGAACGAGTACACTTCTCTATGCCACATGCAACCCCACAAAAACATCGTCCGCCTCTACGCATTCTTCTACGATCGAACTGACGACAACTCTGCACTCGAGCTGCCTCCTGCTGTAGCAGAGAATGCTCGAACACTTTCCTTGTTCCTCGTCATGGAGCACGTTCCGAACACACTGAAGACAGTCGTCGACGAGATGCGACGAGAAAACCGTCTAACCTCACTCAGAGTCATGAAATGGGCACGTCAGATATTCGCAGCCATAGAGCACATGCTTCAATACAATGTCGTTCATCGAGATTTGAAACTCGATAATGTTTTGGTAACGCGCGAGGGTATATTAAAAATCTGCGATTTTGGATCATCGATTTTACTGTTGGATAGTATGACAATGAGGTACCAACCTGGAGGATCTCTGGGTGGCAATCCGGCACATATGCCTCCGGAGATATTAAATGCTGTTGCTGGACAAGACGTTGCATGTCAGACGCAAGATCTGTGGGCAAGTGCTGTTATGGTGTATGAGATGGCTGGCGGAGCGTCTCCGTTTGCTCGCCTCGATCAGAAAGGCTATCGAGTAGGCGACATTCCCGATTTGCGCCTCGATTGTGGAGACGTTCGAGGTGGAAACGCTGCGTTTCCTCGACGATTCGTTGAGTTGATAAGATCGCTTTTGGAATTCGACGTTGCCAAGAGACCCAATGCACAAGAAGCAATAGCCGTGACAGACGAACTAATAAATTGTGCTGATTGA